A part of Citrifermentans bremense genomic DNA contains:
- a CDS encoding AEC family transporter encodes MAVIVNALTPVLALILLGFLLRRTEFIPSSFWPSAEKLTYYLLMPATLIHSLAGKEIGSSPWLNILLTVGGAIFASVLFVILGWLMRRQMGGAAFTSLFQGGVRFNTFVALALAENLFGKEGLFLASLGAGFMILIINVLCVSAFSVAVGDGVCDLKKVGRDLLRNPLIWGCALGIGINAAGVKLPSAIDGSLTLLGKAAFPVGLMAVGAAYRPGNIARHWQPLLTSCGIQFVCKPVIAWYLAAATGLSGVAAGVAVLLFSVPTAPTAYILSRQMGGDHDSMAVIITVQTCLSFFTLPLTLWLLR; translated from the coding sequence ATGGCCGTTATCGTAAATGCCCTCACCCCTGTTCTGGCGCTGATCCTTCTGGGTTTTCTCCTCAGGCGCACTGAATTCATCCCCTCCTCCTTCTGGCCTTCCGCGGAAAAGCTGACCTACTACCTCCTGATGCCGGCCACCCTGATCCACAGCCTCGCCGGCAAAGAGATCGGCTCCTCGCCCTGGTTGAACATACTGCTCACGGTCGGCGGCGCCATCTTCGCCAGCGTCTTGTTCGTGATCCTGGGCTGGCTCATGCGCAGACAGATGGGGGGAGCGGCCTTCACTTCGCTTTTCCAGGGCGGGGTTCGCTTCAACACCTTCGTAGCGCTGGCCCTTGCAGAAAACCTGTTCGGGAAGGAAGGCCTGTTCCTGGCCTCCCTGGGTGCGGGGTTCATGATACTGATCATCAACGTTCTATGCGTCTCCGCCTTCTCGGTGGCCGTCGGCGACGGCGTTTGCGACCTGAAGAAGGTAGGGCGCGACCTGTTGCGGAACCCGCTGATCTGGGGATGCGCCCTGGGCATCGGCATCAACGCCGCCGGGGTGAAACTGCCGTCGGCGATCGACGGTTCGCTCACCCTTCTCGGCAAGGCAGCCTTTCCTGTCGGTCTGATGGCGGTAGGGGCCGCATACCGCCCCGGCAACATAGCCCGGCACTGGCAGCCGCTTTTGACAAGCTGCGGCATCCAGTTCGTCTGCAAGCCGGTCATCGCCTGGTATCTGGCGGCAGCCACGGGTTTGTCCGGGGTTGCCGCCGGAGTCGCGGTACTGCTTTTCAGTGTCCCTACCGCGCCGACTGCCTATATCCTTTCCAGGCAGATGGGCGGAGACCATGACAGCATGGCGGTGATAATCACCGTTCAGACCTGCCTCTCCTTTTTCACCCTCCCGCTCACGCTCTGGCTGTTGAGATGA